A stretch of DNA from Puniceicoccaceae bacterium:
TTCTTCTTCTGGCCGATTTTTATTGTGATCCGGGGAGGGTTCGCAACCGAATCGGGTGGTTTCACGCTCACATACGTGATCGAGGTCTTTCGCAACCCGGTGTACCGGGAAGGGTTGCTCAACGCACTGGGCGTCGGACTCTTCACCACGCTGCTGTCCCTGTTGATTTCATTGCCGCTGGCATACGTCGCAGACCGATATGAGTTTTTTGGAAAAAAATGGATGGGCAACCTCATCCTGCTGCCGATCATGCTGCCTCCGTTTGTCGGAGCGATTGGTATTCGGCAGATCCTGGGACAGTATGGCATCCTGAACTCTGTGCTCGAGAGCGTTGGGATTCTGGGTGTCGGCGAAACGATCGACTGGCTGGGGCAGGGTCGGTTTTGGGGTATTGTCATCCTCTCCGCACTCGGCCTGTACCCGATCCTGTATCTCAATCTGATCGCTTCCTTCGCGCAGATTGATCCCGCGATGGAGGAGGCCGCCTCGAATCTCGGGGCCAACCGCTGGCGGCGCTTTTGGAAGGTCACGCTTCCGTTGGTGGGTCCAGGCATGTTTGCAGGTTGTACCATTGTGTTCATCTGGTCGTTCACAGAACTTGGTGTTCCGCTGGTCTTTGATTACGACCGCATGATTTCGGTTCAAATTTTCAAGGGCATCAAGGAACTGGGCGGCAATCCGTTCCCCTACGCCATGGTCGGGGTGATGCTCTTCATCTCCGCCATCGCCTACCTCTCGGGCAAGCTGGTATTTGGAGGACGCGGTCATGCCATGATGTCCAAAGCCAGCCATGCCGGTTCCAGCGAAAGGCTCGGGTGGAAGGGTCAAAGCCTCTGTTTTGCGCTCTTTGGTTCGGTCATTTTTCTGGCACTCATGCCACACCTCACCCTGGTGCTGGTTTCGTTTTCGGCCGACTGGTATGACACCATGCTCCCACAGCACTGGACACTGCAGAACTATGAACTCGCACTTGGCAGCAGTCTGACGGTGCCGTCGATCAAAAACAGTCTCTTCTATTCCGTGCTGGCCACGATCCTCAATGTCTCGCTGGGAATCGGGGTGGCCTTTATTCTGGTGCGCACCACCGTGTGGGGTCGCTCCCTGCTCGACACCTGCGTCATGTTGCCGCTGGCGGTGCCGGGAATCGTCATTGCGTTTGGGTATCTTGCCATGACGCAGAAGGGTCAGTTTTTTGAGTTCCTCAACCCCATCGACAATCCAACCGTGCTGCTGATCATCGCCTACGCGATGCGCAAAATTCCCTTTGTGGTGCGCGCGGCGGTCGCTGGCTTGCAACAGAGCAGTGTGACTTACGAAGAGGCAGCGCAGAACCTTGGATGTCCTCCCATCAAATCTGCTTTCAATATTACGCATACCCTCATCACGGCCAGTCTGATTGCGGGTGCCATGCTCGCGTTTTCACAGTGCATGCTCGAGGTTTCTGATTCGCTCATGCTTGCACAGAAACAGCAATTTTACCCGATCACCAAGGCCATTTTTGAACTCTTGGGTTTCCTGGGTGACGGCCGCTTCATCGCCAGCGCGCTCGGAGTCTGGGCCATGGTATTCCTCGCGCTTACCATCTTCGGAGCCAATCGCATCCTCGGCAAAAAACTGGGCAGCGTGTTCCGACTGTAGCGAATTTTTCACTGTCGGATAGAGGACAAACCCAATCGCACATCCCATGCTGCGTTTGCGCCAATGCTTGCCTGCATCACTTGCGGCTGCGCAAGCGTCGCCGAAACTCCCGTGGTGTCATCCCCTCCCACTTGCGAAAGTTGACCGAAAACCGCTCGTTGCGCCCAAACCCGCAATACTCGGCAATTTGATCGATCGATAAGTCGGGTCGACCGAGCATCTCTTTAGCAGCATCCAGACGAGTGCGCATGATCTCTTCGTGGATGCTGCGTCCAAGCACCTCGCGAAAGGTGCGCTCGAGCGAACGCCGGGCACATCGCAAGTGTTGCACGAGTTCTTTCACGTTGAGTCCGGTAATGGCATGCTCGTGAATGTACTCCAGCGCTCGGGCCAGTGTCGGATTTGCCACCGAAAGAAAGTCGCTCGAGCGGCGCGGAACCACCCGCGTAGGGGCGATGAGCAGGGGTTCATGCGTCACTGACGAAGGATCGGCAAGCAGCCGCTCCATCAGCAGCGCGCTTTCGTAGCCAATTTGTTCCCAGGGGATTTCGATGCTGGAGAGTGGTGGATACGTCATGCCACAGACGTGGGTATCGTTGTTTGCACCTACGATTGCCACTTGCTCGGGAATGCGAATCGAATGTGCCCGGCAGGTTTCCGCAAGCAGACGACCCGAGGGGTCATGAGCCGCAAAAATGCCAATAGGCTTGGGAAGGGACTTCAGCCAGCGCACCAGTTCCGGCTCGGCCTCGTGCCAGTGCTCAATGTACTTGCGAACGAAGCTGCCACGCTGGAAGTAGGTGAAGCAGTCAAATCCCGATTCCTCTACACGCCCGCGAAACGCACGTTCACGTTGGTGTCCGTAGTCTGTGGTTTCCCCGAGAAACGCAAACTGGTGCAGGCCCAGGCTCAACAGGTGGGCAGCAGCCAACTCCCCGACCCGCGCATCGTTCACATCCACGCTGGGCACCGCCAACCCGTCTGCCTCACCCACGGTTACCACACTGGGAAGACCGATCTTCAGTAATTGTTCGGTGATGAAAGGCTGCCACTCCAGGATCAGTCCGACGGGTTTCCACTGCTGGATCAGGGACTTGATCTCCCCAATCGGACGATTGAAGTCCACCATCCAGTAGTCTCGGCCCGACGATGCCACGCGGTGGATGCCCGGAATCAGTCGATAGGAATTGATGTCCGACAGAATCAGCGCCACCCGTTTGGAACTCGTCATGCGCATTTTTACCCTATTTTGGCGCATATCCGCAAATTTATTTCGCATAATGCGGTTTTTTTCGAGCAAGTTCTCGGCTATAGTCCTGCTTAAGCGTTGGATTGACGGTCCTGAAACTGATCAGGCTGCAGTCCATCCCCCGCAATCCAATCAAATCCGTTACCACCATGGCAGATTCCTACTTCCCAGACGTTCCCAAGATCCAGTATGAGGGTCCTGGCAGCAAAAACCCGTTTGCCTTCAAGCACTACAACCCCGACGAACTGGTCGAGGGCAAGTCCATGAAGGATCACCTGCGCTTTGCCGCGCCCTACTGGCACGTCATGCGCAATGTGCTGCTCGATCCGTTCGGTGAGGGCACAGCCGTCATGCCCTGGGATGACAAGAGCAATTCCATCGACAATGCACTCAAGCGTGTCGACGTCTTCTTTGAGTTCCTCGATAAGATTGGAATCGATTTTTACGCTTTCCACGACCGTGACATCGCTCCGGACCTCGACGACCTCGCAGCCTCGAACGCCGCGCTCGACAAGGTCGTGGAGAAGTTGGGTGTGATGCAGAAAGCAACTGGCAAGCAGTTGCTCTGGGGAACTGCCTGTCTGTTCAGCCATCGCCGCTACGCACAGGGTGGAGCCACCACTCCGAACGCCAATGTGTATGCCTATGCGGCCGCGCAGGTGAAGGCAGCCATGGATGCCACCCACAAGCTGAATGGTCTCGGCTATACCTTCTGGGGAGGTCGCGAGGGCTACGCAACGCTCTGGAACACCGACATGAAGCGCGAACTCGACCACTTGGCAAAATTCCTGCACATGGCGGTCGAATACAAGCAGAAGATTGGATTCAAGGGACAGTTCTACATCGAACCCAAGCCGCGCGAACCCAGTACGCACCAATACGACAGCGATGCAGCTGCCTGTCTCAATTTCCTTCGCGAATACGGCCTGATGGATCATTTCAAGCTGAACCTCGAGACCAACCATGCCACTCTCGCGGGTCACTCGATGTTCCATGAAATGACGGTTGCTGCCAACGCCAATGCGCTCGGCAGTGTGGACGCCAATCGCGGTGATGAGTTGATCGGTTGGGATACCGACCAGTTCCCAACCAACATCTACACCAACGTGGAAGTCATGCTCGTCATTCTCGGCATGGGGGGTCTGACCACCGGTGGTCTCAACTTCGACGCCAAGCGTCGTCGCGAGTCCCACGATCCGGTTGATCTGTTCCACGCCCACATCGGTGGTATGGATGCTTTTGCCCGCGGACTCAAAATCGCCGCTGCCATTCGCAAGGATGGTCGTATCGGCGATATCGTGAAGAGCCGCTACGCCTCGTTCGACAGTGGCATCGGTGCCACCGTCGAATCCGGTGAAGCGACACTGGAGTCCCTCTCGGCCTACGCGCTCAAGAATGGAGAACCGCAGTTGGCCAGTGGTCGCCAGGAACTCGTTGAAAACATCATCAACGAATACCTCTGATCGCCATGGCACTGACGATTGGCATTGATATCGGAACATCCTCCACCAAAGCGGTGGTATCGGATGCGTCCGGCAAGATCCTCTTTGCAGGTGGCCCCACCTATGATTTCGAGACTCCGAAGCCCCTCTGGGCCGAGAATGATCCGAAGCGCTGGTGGGATGCCACGCTGGAGTGCCTGCGCCTGATCGCCGAAAAAATCGATGTTTCTGAGGTCGTCGGTATCGGTCTGACCGGACAGATGCACGGCCTGGTGTTGCTTGACGCAAACGGATCGGTGCTGCGCCCGGCGATTCAGTGGAATGACCAGCGCACCGCCGCACAATGCGCCGAGTTGACGGAGAAGGTTGGGTTTGAACAAGTGATTCAAATCACCGGTAATCCCATCCTTACGGGATTCACCGCCCCCAAGATCCTCTGGGTTCAACAACACGAACCCGAGATCTGGGCCAAGGTTTCAAAAATACTGCTTCCCAAGGACTACATCCGCTTCATGCTCGGCGGGGTGTTTGCGACCGACGTTTCCGATGCATCCGGCATGTCGCTGCTCGATGTGGGTGCCCGGGACTGGTCAACCGTGATGCTGGAAGCCTGCGGTGTAAAACCAGAGATGATGGCGGAGGTTTATGAATCGCCCGAGGTTACCTGCACCCTCAAGGACGAGCTGGCTGAACGCTACGGTTTCCCAAAGGGTATTCCCATTGTGGCGGGTGCCGGAGACCAGGCGGCGGGAGCTGTCGGTTCGGGCGTGGTCACCAAGGGTGCCGTTGCCTGCTCGCTCGGCACCAGCGGTGTCGTGTTTGCCCAGGCCGAGGCCTTTGAACCCGAACCACAGGGACGTTTGCATGCGTTTTGTGCTGCGGTACCGGGAACCTGGCACTACATGGGGGTTCAGCTCTCCTGTGCGGGTTCCTACCAATGGTTTTTTGACAACCTTGCCTTTGGAGCCACGTTCAAGGATCTTGATGTCGAAGCCAGGGAAATTCCCGCAGGTAGCGAGGGGTTGTTCTTCCTTCCCTATCTGACCGGTGAGCGCATGCCGCATCCCGATCCTCAAGCGCGTGGTGCCTTCATTGGCCTGACCCTGCGCCACGGACGCGGGCACATGGCGCGCGCGGTACTCGAGGGTGTGACGCTTGGTCTGCGCCAGGGACTCGACATGATGAAAGACTTGGGTATTGAAACGCGCAAGGTCATTGTCAGTGGAGGTGGAGCCAAATCACCGCTCTGGAAGCAGATACTCGCCGATGTGTTTCAAAGTCGCATCGTTACGGTAAATGCTGCTGAGGGGGGTGCATTCGGATCTGCCATTCTCGCGATGGTGGGTGCGGGGGTCTATCCGTCCGTCGAAGCCGCCTGTTCTGCCGTCATCGAAGAAACAGGTTCGCTCGAACCGGATCACGATACCGCAGCGAAATACAACGCAACACTCGAAGTTTACCAGAAGCTCTACCCGGCGCTTCAACCGATTTTTCCGACCATTATGGAGTAAGTATATGTCGTAGAATCTTGTTTCGATGGGTAAGGGGGAGAAATACTCATCGAAACACTGAAGCCCTTCATTCGCTTGCGGATGAGGGGCTTCTTCGTTTTCGGGAATCGGGAAATGCAAAAGTTGCATCCGTTGCTCATTCCAGTATCACCAAAGGAACCACCCATAGCGGCTGAGGCTCCGAAAAATGAATATTACGGGGGTGCAGCTTCTTTTGCGCGATGTCAGCGGGTGTGCGAACTCGAACTGTCGAAAGCTTCCGGTTGCCTTTTTCACAGTAAATCCGTTGCATGGAGTTTCACTCAAGCACCCGAACTTCGGGTCTTCAATGTTGAGTCCAAACCACCATGCATACCCATTCCCATTCTACCGTTGATTCCTGGATGTCTGCGCTGACGCTCGAGGAAAAAGTCCACCTCGTCATCGGCATGGGCATGATTTTCCCTGAGGGTGTGGACGTGAGTGCCATTGCCGACGCGGGCATCCAGGAAATCCTTGACGGTCTTCCTGAACCCGTCGAAGGGCACGACGCAAATCCGGTTCCCGGTCAGGCCGGAACAACCTTCCCGGTGCCGCGTCTGGGCATTCGTGCGATGGTGCTTGCCGATGGCCCGGCCGGGCTGCGCATCGAACCCACGCGTAAGGGTACATCCACAACGTTTTATGCCACTGCCTTTCCGATCGCCACTGCGCTGGCTTCGAGTTGGAACCGGAATCTCTTGCATGCAGTCGGCGAAGCCATCGGCGCCGAAACCCACGACTACGGGGTCGATATCATCCTCATGCCCGCGCTCAACCTGCACCGCAACCCGCTCTGTGGTCGCAATTTTGAATACTTCTCAGAGGATCCACTTTTGTCGGGTCAAATGGCCGCTGCAATGGTGCAGGGGGTTCAGTCGCGAGCAGTGGGAACCTCCGTCAAACACTTCGCCGCCAATAATCAGGAAACCCACCGCACCACGATCAATGCCGTGGTCAGCGAGCGCACCCTTCGCGAGCTCTACCTGCGTGGATTCGAAATTGCGATCCAGGAGGGAAAGCCGTGGACCGTCATGAGTTCCTACAACCGGCTCAATGGCACCTACACGTCAGAGAGTCGCGCCTTGCTCACCACTATTCTGCGTGAGCAGTGGGGGTATGAGGGAGTGGTGATGACCGACTGGTTTGCGGGTTCAAATCTGGTTGCGCAGCTTCGCGCGGGCAACGATCTACTCATGCCCGGCACCCAGAAACAGCGTAATGAACTCAAGCAGGCCTTAGCAGAAGGGCGGATGCAGGAATCTGAACTCGATACCAATGTGCGCCGCATCCTGGAATTGCTGCTTCGCACCCCCAGTCAGCAGGAGCATCAAGCAAGCAATCGTCCCGATCTCAAGGCGCATGCCCAGATTTCCCGCAATGCCGCAGCGGAGGGCATGGTGCTGCTTCAGAACGCAGAAACCACACTCCCACTTCCCGCAAATGCGCAGGTCGCACTTTTCGGCAACGCCTCCTATGCCCTCATCACGGGTGGAACTGGCAGCGGTGATGTCAACGAAGCCTATTCCATCGCTCTGGACGAGGGTCTGAGGGCCGCCGGATTCCACCTCGATGCGACGTTGTTGCATCACATGACTGAATTTCTCAAACAGGCACGCGAGGCTCAACCCAAGTCCAGCAATCCATTCTTCCTTCCCCCTGCGATTCCCGAGCACGATCTATCGGAAGAGCTGATCCTGGCCGCCGCTGAAGCGAACGATTTCGCAATCGTGACGCTCGGACGCAACTCAGGGGAATTCGAAGATCGCAAGCTCGATGATGACTTTCACCTGTCGGCAGCGGAGCGAAAGTTGCTCAATCAGGTCAGCGCCGCATTTCGCAAGCGGGGAAAACGCATCATCGTGGTGCTCAACATTGGCGGTGTCATTGAAACCGCAAGCTGGTGCGACCTCGCCGATGCCATCCTGATCGCCTGGCAACCGGGCCAGGAGGGCGGACATGCGATAACGGATGTGCTATCGGGGCGCGTGAATCCATCGGGAAAGTTGCCCATGACCTTTCCCCTGCACTACGAAGATGCACCATCAGCCGCAAATTTCCCTGGGTTACCTGCAGACAATCCGAAGGAAGTCTGCTACGAAGAGGGACTGTATCTGGGATACCGTTACTTCACGAGTTTTCAGCAGCCCGTTGCGTTTCCCTTTGGACACGGGCTGAGTTACACGACCTTCTCACTGACTGATGCACAACTCAGCGGTCCCGATGAAAAGGGTACGGTCAAGGTGCAGGTCCGTGTGCAAAACAATGGCAGCGTTGCGGGAAAACAGGTCGTGCAGCTCTACCTAAGCGCACCCCAAACCAGACTCGAAAAACCAAAGATGGAACTCAAGGGCTTCGCCAAATCCCGATTGCTGCAACCGGGCGAAGGCGAAATGCTCAGCTTCATTCTCGATGCGCGCGCGCTCGCGTCCTACGACACGGATGCAGAAGCATGGGTCGCTGATGCCGGTGCCTATACGGTCCACCTCGCTACCAGCTCAGTGGACCCTCAACTTCAACTGCAATTCCACCTGGATGCGTCACTGCACGCCAACCACCAACCTGCTTGCCTGTCCCCAAACCGTCAGTTGACCGAACTTCGGCGCCAAAGGTAGTTCCCTCAGAATCTATCCATGGATCATCGGGGAATGCAACCCTGGGACTGCCTGCGATAGTCACGCGGAGCCTTTCCGCTCCATCGTTTGAAAGCCGCTGAGAAACTGTACATCGAAGCAAAACCCACGCTTTGTGCAATGGTTTCCAGATTGTGATCCGTTGCCTGCAATAAGGTGCTGGCACGCTGGAGACGAAGATGCGTAAGATGCTCAATGGGGCTGTGCTGGAAGGAAAGTTGACACAGTCTTCGAAAGTGCTCTGGACACACACACGCAAGACTTGACAGCTCTGGAACAGTCCACGGGTGGGCCAGACGCGCCTGCACCTGCATCCACACTCTGCTCATGCGATCTTCCACAGTATTCAGTCCAACCATGCGGCGAGTATGCAAGTCCAGCAACTGAACCCATGCCCTCATCGCTTCAGGTTCGGCCGCACCCGAAGCCTCCTGCAGCAGAGACCATATCAGCGAAGAAAACACGGTCACATCCGAAGCGATCATTGCAGAGCCTTGACCCGGAAGAACTGAAGATGACATTCGGTCCGAATAGAACACCCACGCAATTGTCCAAGACTGCCCCTGAACAGCCTCAAATCCATGGTGACATCCTACCGGACCCAGTAACACCTGTCCCGGCACGAATGCCTTTCGCTCACCATCGATCCATGCACTCCCCCGACCTTTTACACACGCCACAATATGACTGTGCACAGACTTGGGTCGGATCATGCAATAGGGTGCCGACAGTTCGCTGAACCCTATCCATCGAAACCGTCCTTCCTTCAAAATCGGAAAGTGTTCTACATCAAGTTCGTTTTGACGACAGTCCGGACCAATTATGTGGGTTTCGCTTAAGTTTTGGTTGAGCACAAACATTCACAAAAGAGAAGAGATCTGCTTTAATCAACTCACTTTGTTCTTTTGATTATCACAATCCCAAACAGGACCCTTCCATGAAAATCCATCCATTCCATTACATGATGCTTTGTCTTGCATGTGTGTTTACTTTAAATGGTCAGGCCATTCAAAGTCACAGCGCAAAGACAGATCCTGGTCCGCAGCAGTTAACCATCAGACCTTCACTTCCCCAGCCAGAACTGCATCTCCCCGCACCAGAAACCGTTCGTTTGCTCCCGGGACTCTTTCAGGAGCGAAGAAACCTGAATAAGCAATACCTCCAACGCCTCTCCACGCGCAATCTGTTGCAGAATCACTTGCTCGAAGCGGGTGTGCGTATCGATGATGCGAGCGAGCAACTTCACCAGGGATGGGAGTCCCCCCACTATCAGTTGCGAGGGCATTTCGCTGGACATTGGCTCTCCTCGGCAGCTCGAATCGCAGCTGCAGACAGTGACGATATCCTTCGGGCCAGAGTCGCTGAGGTCGTTCGGTCACTGAATCATTGCCAGTCCCTTAATGGAGGTCAGTGGGTGGGTTCCATTCCGGAAAAATACTTCCACATGCTGGAATCGGGACAGCCTGTCTGGTCACCCCAGTACACGCTTCACAAAACCCTTATGGGTCTTCTCGATAGCCATCGATACCTTCAAACCCCACAAGCACTTGAAACCCTGAAAAATGGAGCAAATTGGTTCATAAACTGGTCTGATGGACTCATACAGCGCGGACGGGGTGAGGTCGTCTACAGTGGTGAATGTGCAGGTATGTTGGAACTTTGGGTGGATCTGTATGTTCAAACCGGGGACTCGCGTTATCTAGCACTTGCATCTCGCTATGCAATGCCAGACCTTTTTGCCTCCCTGCTCGATGGAATCGATTCACTCAGCAATGACCATACCAACGCAAGCATTCCCTGGATCCACGGTGCTGCCCGTCTTTATGAAATCACTGGGGATGCCACCTATCGCCAGATCGTGGAAACATTCTGGGAAAAAGCGGTCGTTCATCGAGGCATGTTTGCGACAACGGGCAACAACGCTGGAGAATTCTGGATTCCTCCCCAGCAATTTGCACGCTTTCTGGGTAGCCGCACTCAAGAGCACTGCACGGTCTACAACATGATTAGGGTGGCATCTTATCTGCTCAACTGGACAGGTGAAAGCCAATACGCAGACTACATCGAACGGGCCATTTATAACGGAATTCTCGCCCAGCAACATCCAACGACGGGGATGGTCGCCTATTTCCTGCCAACTGAACCAGGTGCCCACAAGGAATGGGGTTCTGAAACTCACGACTTTTGGTGCTGTCATGGAACTTTGGTTCAAGCACACGCCATGACAGAATCATGGATCTGGGGGGTAGCGGCAAATGGACTGGCGTTGCACCAATTCATTCCGTCTCATGCAATACTCGAGGTGAATGGGCAATCGGTAGAACTGGAGGTTTCGCTGGATCCAAGTGCAGACCAGAGCAACTTTGTTCAGCCGGACTCAACCAGTCGCTGGGTCGTACGAGTTGCCATCAGGACCTCTTCTCAACAGCCATGGACACTGAGCATCCGCCAACCGGAGTGGGCCATTGAACCCGGACGTATCGAAATCGATGGTGTCCACCAACCCACCCTCCAGACATCCAGGGGATATCTGGAGGTTGAAATTCATCCTGACACGCAGTTTGTCCAAGTTTCGTTTCCGAAGGAATTGAGACGGGAATCACTACCCGGAGATCAAAAACGATTCGCACTACTTGATGGCCCCATTGTGCTTGCCGCAT
This window harbors:
- a CDS encoding iron ABC transporter permease — its product is MNLRSAASYSFLTLFLVLFGAFFFWPIFIVIRGGFATESGGFTLTYVIEVFRNPVYREGLLNALGVGLFTTLLSLLISLPLAYVADRYEFFGKKWMGNLILLPIMLPPFVGAIGIRQILGQYGILNSVLESVGILGVGETIDWLGQGRFWGIVILSALGLYPILYLNLIASFAQIDPAMEEAASNLGANRWRRFWKVTLPLVGPGMFAGCTIVFIWSFTELGVPLVFDYDRMISVQIFKGIKELGGNPFPYAMVGVMLFISAIAYLSGKLVFGGRGHAMMSKASHAGSSERLGWKGQSLCFALFGSVIFLALMPHLTLVLVSFSADWYDTMLPQHWTLQNYELALGSSLTVPSIKNSLFYSVLATILNVSLGIGVAFILVRTTVWGRSLLDTCVMLPLAVPGIVIAFGYLAMTQKGQFFEFLNPIDNPTVLLIIAYAMRKIPFVVRAAVAGLQQSSVTYEEAAQNLGCPPIKSAFNITHTLITASLIAGAMLAFSQCMLEVSDSLMLAQKQQFYPITKAIFELLGFLGDGRFIASALGVWAMVFLALTIFGANRILGKKLGSVFRL
- a CDS encoding substrate-binding domain-containing protein; the encoded protein is MTSSKRVALILSDINSYRLIPGIHRVASSGRDYWMVDFNRPIGEIKSLIQQWKPVGLILEWQPFITEQLLKIGLPSVVTVGEADGLAVPSVDVNDARVGELAAAHLLSLGLHQFAFLGETTDYGHQRERAFRGRVEESGFDCFTYFQRGSFVRKYIEHWHEAEPELVRWLKSLPKPIGIFAAHDPSGRLLAETCRAHSIRIPEQVAIVGANNDTHVCGMTYPPLSSIEIPWEQIGYESALLMERLLADPSSVTHEPLLIAPTRVVPRRSSDFLSVANPTLARALEYIHEHAITGLNVKELVQHLRCARRSLERTFREVLGRSIHEEIMRTRLDAAKEMLGRPDLSIDQIAEYCGFGRNERFSVNFRKWEGMTPREFRRRLRSRK
- the xylA gene encoding xylose isomerase translates to MADSYFPDVPKIQYEGPGSKNPFAFKHYNPDELVEGKSMKDHLRFAAPYWHVMRNVLLDPFGEGTAVMPWDDKSNSIDNALKRVDVFFEFLDKIGIDFYAFHDRDIAPDLDDLAASNAALDKVVEKLGVMQKATGKQLLWGTACLFSHRRYAQGGATTPNANVYAYAAAQVKAAMDATHKLNGLGYTFWGGREGYATLWNTDMKRELDHLAKFLHMAVEYKQKIGFKGQFYIEPKPREPSTHQYDSDAAACLNFLREYGLMDHFKLNLETNHATLAGHSMFHEMTVAANANALGSVDANRGDELIGWDTDQFPTNIYTNVEVMLVILGMGGLTTGGLNFDAKRRRESHDPVDLFHAHIGGMDAFARGLKIAAAIRKDGRIGDIVKSRYASFDSGIGATVESGEATLESLSAYALKNGEPQLASGRQELVENIINEYL
- the xylB gene encoding xylulokinase produces the protein MALTIGIDIGTSSTKAVVSDASGKILFAGGPTYDFETPKPLWAENDPKRWWDATLECLRLIAEKIDVSEVVGIGLTGQMHGLVLLDANGSVLRPAIQWNDQRTAAQCAELTEKVGFEQVIQITGNPILTGFTAPKILWVQQHEPEIWAKVSKILLPKDYIRFMLGGVFATDVSDASGMSLLDVGARDWSTVMLEACGVKPEMMAEVYESPEVTCTLKDELAERYGFPKGIPIVAGAGDQAAGAVGSGVVTKGAVACSLGTSGVVFAQAEAFEPEPQGRLHAFCAAVPGTWHYMGVQLSCAGSYQWFFDNLAFGATFKDLDVEAREIPAGSEGLFFLPYLTGERMPHPDPQARGAFIGLTLRHGRGHMARAVLEGVTLGLRQGLDMMKDLGIETRKVIVSGGGAKSPLWKQILADVFQSRIVTVNAAEGGAFGSAILAMVGAGVYPSVEAACSAVIEETGSLEPDHDTAAKYNATLEVYQKLYPALQPIFPTIME
- a CDS encoding glycoside hydrolase family 3 N-terminal domain-containing protein, which produces MHTHSHSTVDSWMSALTLEEKVHLVIGMGMIFPEGVDVSAIADAGIQEILDGLPEPVEGHDANPVPGQAGTTFPVPRLGIRAMVLADGPAGLRIEPTRKGTSTTFYATAFPIATALASSWNRNLLHAVGEAIGAETHDYGVDIILMPALNLHRNPLCGRNFEYFSEDPLLSGQMAAAMVQGVQSRAVGTSVKHFAANNQETHRTTINAVVSERTLRELYLRGFEIAIQEGKPWTVMSSYNRLNGTYTSESRALLTTILREQWGYEGVVMTDWFAGSNLVAQLRAGNDLLMPGTQKQRNELKQALAEGRMQESELDTNVRRILELLLRTPSQQEHQASNRPDLKAHAQISRNAAAEGMVLLQNAETTLPLPANAQVALFGNASYALITGGTGSGDVNEAYSIALDEGLRAAGFHLDATLLHHMTEFLKQAREAQPKSSNPFFLPPAIPEHDLSEELILAAAEANDFAIVTLGRNSGEFEDRKLDDDFHLSAAERKLLNQVSAAFRKRGKRIIVVLNIGGVIETASWCDLADAILIAWQPGQEGGHAITDVLSGRVNPSGKLPMTFPLHYEDAPSAANFPGLPADNPKEVCYEEGLYLGYRYFTSFQQPVAFPFGHGLSYTTFSLTDAQLSGPDEKGTVKVQVRVQNNGSVAGKQVVQLYLSAPQTRLEKPKMELKGFAKSRLLQPGEGEMLSFILDARALASYDTDAEAWVADAGAYTVHLATSSVDPQLQLQFHLDASLHANHQPACLSPNRQLTELRRQR
- a CDS encoding AraC family transcriptional regulator; translated protein: MSSSVLPGQGSAMIASDVTVFSSLIWSLLQEASGAAEPEAMRAWVQLLDLHTRRMVGLNTVEDRMSRVWMQVQARLAHPWTVPELSSLACVCPEHFRRLCQLSFQHSPIEHLTHLRLQRASTLLQATDHNLETIAQSVGFASMYSFSAAFKRWSGKAPRDYRRQSQGCIPR
- a CDS encoding beta-L-arabinofuranosidase domain-containing protein; this encodes MKIHPFHYMMLCLACVFTLNGQAIQSHSAKTDPGPQQLTIRPSLPQPELHLPAPETVRLLPGLFQERRNLNKQYLQRLSTRNLLQNHLLEAGVRIDDASEQLHQGWESPHYQLRGHFAGHWLSSAARIAAADSDDILRARVAEVVRSLNHCQSLNGGQWVGSIPEKYFHMLESGQPVWSPQYTLHKTLMGLLDSHRYLQTPQALETLKNGANWFINWSDGLIQRGRGEVVYSGECAGMLELWVDLYVQTGDSRYLALASRYAMPDLFASLLDGIDSLSNDHTNASIPWIHGAARLYEITGDATYRQIVETFWEKAVVHRGMFATTGNNAGEFWIPPQQFARFLGSRTQEHCTVYNMIRVASYLLNWTGESQYADYIERAIYNGILAQQHPTTGMVAYFLPTEPGAHKEWGSETHDFWCCHGTLVQAHAMTESWIWGVAANGLALHQFIPSHAILEVNGQSVELEVSLDPSADQSNFVQPDSTSRWVVRVAIRTSSQQPWTLSIRQPEWAIEPGRIEIDGVHQPTLQTSRGYLEVEIHPDTQFVQVSFPKELRRESLPGDQKRFALLDGPIVLAALSKTEPILETNFTEVTPQYEHLYVSGRDWECGHYLLQTSSGTLPLIPLYEVTDETYSVYMRQSHRE